In Ovis canadensis isolate MfBH-ARS-UI-01 breed Bighorn chromosome 3, ARS-UI_OviCan_v2, whole genome shotgun sequence, one DNA window encodes the following:
- the LOC138436779 gene encoding glutaredoxin-related protein 5, mitochondrial-like, whose product MSGSLGRAAAAAATALLRWGRGVGGGLRGPGVRAAGLGGSGSSEHLDALMKTDKVVVFLKGTPEQPQCGFSNAVVQILRLHGVRDYAAYNVLDDPQLRQELLVLAGGNEE is encoded by the coding sequence ATGAGCGGCTCCCTgggccgggcggcggcggcggcggcgacggctCTGCTCCGCTGGGGGCGCGGCGTAGGCGGCGGCCTCCGGGGCCCGGGCGTGCGGGCGGCAGGCTTGGGCGGCAGCGGCTCGTCGGAGCACTTGGACGCGTTGATGAAGACGGACAAGGTGGTGGTCTTCCTCAAGGGGACGCCGGAGCAGCCCCAGTGCGGCTTCAGCAACGCCGTGGTGCAGATCCTGCGGCTGCACGGCGTCCGCGACTACGCGGCCTACAACGTGCTGGACGACCCCCAGCTCCGGCAAGAACTCTTGGTTTTGGCGGGTGGAAATGAGGAGTGA